Proteins from a genomic interval of Triplophysa dalaica isolate WHDGS20190420 chromosome 13, ASM1584641v1, whole genome shotgun sequence:
- the LOC130434737 gene encoding armadillo-like helical domain-containing protein 4 has product MLTGAALQTLVLAAVCLSSRAVPLRSITSSEEDRRTESNTPSPSLDPPEVSSERSLSSSVHEGLGSVMAVDDEDRTLRWDSSYHTRTADAQQNKTLPEESLLSAAADIITENSPSSDPPSETTDDIQPERSHESTPEPEEDTRLHVSGGSTVRLLTSACELHQSLKSRDVDVTDVWTEALHLQTEAVNVEPSSQDLLTDVTMSSEDLPLIFAPFEDVTPAGNSAPGSRMSVAVAPTAVTVEDAELMVSMDTEHTSSLSGMLDWPSSWQTSQTQIKTTEHDGKTENDDIAQRMTVTSSDGVQIPTSRSKADTDVEYKEEAHEDEEDDGGDSDEEESEEDLTETSMTPPGRPPYSLIPPPPPVWMQGNPGLVRSWVELIREKAGYVSGMLAPVGIGLAGALLLVGALYSIRLIHRRRRENIKHQRSRPPREVRSGTDNAMLLADSSEDEF; this is encoded by the exons ATGTTAACCGGTGCGGCGCTCCAGACTCTTGTGCTGGCAGCCGTTTGTCTTTCGAGCCGGGCCGTCCCGCTCAGAAGCATCACTTCATCAGAAGAGGACAGAAGAACAGAATCAAACACACCGTCACCTTCACTTGACCCTCCTGAAGTCTCTTCTGAGCGCTCGCTCTCCTCCTCCGTTCATGAAGGGTTGGGTAGCGTGATGGCTGTAGATGATGAGGACAGAACGCTCCGCTGGGACTCTTCGTATCACACACGGACAGCAGACGCACAGCAGAACAAAACCCTTCCAGAAGAATCTCTTCTCTCAGCGGCAGCAGACATCATCACGGAGAACTCTCCATCATCTGACCCACCCTCAGAGACCACAGACGACATCCAGCCGGAGCGTTCACATGAGAGCACACCTGAACCAGAGGAGGACACACGTCTGCACGTCAGCGGCGGATCAACCGTCCGTCTCCTCACGTCTGCCTGTGAACTCCATCAAAGCCTGAAGTCCAGAGACGTGGATGTTACTGATGTCTGGACGGAAGCCCTTCATCTGCAGACAG AGGCTGTGAACGTTGAGCCGTCATCTCAGGATCTGCTCACAGACGTCACCATGTCCTCTGAAGACCTGCCGTTGATCTTCGCGCCATTTGAGGACGTCACGCCAGCTGGAAACTCAGCGCCGGGATCCAGAATGTCTGTCGCCGTGGCGCCGACAGCAGTAACCGTGGAAGATGCGGAGCTCATGGTCTCCATGGATACAGAGCACACATCCTCTCTCTCGGGAATGCTGGACTGGCCCTCATCATGGCAGACGTCACAAACGCAGATCAAGACAACAGAGCATGATGGGAAGACAGAAA ATGATGACATCGCTCAGAGGATGACGGTCACGTCGTCTGATGGCGTTCAGATCCCAACATCCAGATCAAAGGCAGACACAGATGTGGAATATAAAG AGGAGGCACACGAAGATGAGGAAGACGATGGGGGGGATTCTGATGAAGAAGAGAGTGAAGAGGACCTAACAGAAACCAGCATGACGCCTCCCGGCCGTCCCCCCTACAGCCTcattcctcctcctcctccagtCTGGATGCAGGGGAACCCCGGCCTGg TACGCAGTTGGGTTGAACTCATCAGAGAGAAG gCTGGTTATGTGTCGGGGATGTTGGCACCCGTTGGCATCGGACTGGCCGGAGCTCTTCTGCTGGTGGGCGCTCTGTACAGCATCAGACTCATTCATCGCAGGAGGAgagaaaacatcaaacatcagaGGAGCAGG CCTCCCAGAGAAGTGCGGAGCGGAACGGACAATGCCATGCTGCTGGCTGACAGTTCAGAGGATGAGTTCTGA